A stretch of Actinomycetota bacterium DNA encodes these proteins:
- the secE gene encoding preprotein translocase subunit SecE, with protein MANRESRRHRGRDQRRHAAADTERQTDTAAVAAARTRTPPREYLGEVRQELKKVAWPRRQEVVSYTVVVLVATAVLTALVFAMDFVFGRLVFAVFGS; from the coding sequence ATGGCCAACCGTGAGTCCAGGCGCCACCGCGGTCGCGACCAGAGGCGCCACGCCGCCGCCGACACCGAGCGCCAGACGGACACCGCCGCCGTGGCGGCCGCACGCACCCGCACGCCGCCGCGCGAGTACCTGGGGGAGGTGCGCCAGGAGCTGAAGAAGGTCGCCTGGCCCCGCCGGCAGGAGGTCGTGTCGTACACGGTGGTGGTGCTCGTCGCCACGGCCGTGCTGACCGCCCTGGTGTTCGCGATGGACTTCGTGTTCGGCCGTCTCGTCTTCGCCGTCTTCGGAAGTTGA